The following nucleotide sequence is from Salvia miltiorrhiza cultivar Shanhuang (shh) chromosome 7, IMPLAD_Smil_shh, whole genome shotgun sequence.
acacacacattatgCATGGCCATAACCCAGAGGGCTCGAAGCTCCACAACAATGCCCATTGCCACTAGTAGTAGCTTTCACACATCGGTGTCGTCATAACTGCAACCACCACCGTGGCCACCCTCGTCGTGGTCGTAGTCGTCACCATCATAAATGTGGTGGCCGTTGAGTCCGTCACTGTGTGGCTCCGACTGATTTGCCTTGGAGCTGGTCGTGGAAGACGAGAGCGGGCTCTCCACGGTGCAGCAGCCAGTTATCGGGACAGGATCAGTGAGCATCCGGCCATCCCGGGGCGGGGAGAACACCACCGGCATGTACTCCTCGGCGTCGCTCGGGAACTTGGAGTTCTTGAAGTGCTCTCTTAAAGCATCCAGTCCCTTTCGTCATTAATTATTATTCacgtcattaattaattaattatacaaaCATAATAGTATATGAAATACATATAGATAAATATACCTGCAATCTTGCATAAGTGACTTGGCAGATCTTCCTAGAGTTAAAAACTTCCCAGCTTTGGTGGTGGAAGGCTTTGTAGAGTCTCAATGTTGCCTCTGGAGAAGTCATGTTCACGAACCCATACCCCACATTGCACTTGTTGCTAATATCAATCATCAAACATTATAATCAACACATTGACCCAAATTGTCACATCTACTTATAAAATATTAGTAAGGAGtactaattactaattaattaaaccaaagggggtgagagagagagagaagcacaTGAAATCAATGGGGAGGTAGACGAAGTCGTAAGAGGACAAGGGCTGGTCATCGCCGCCGGTCATCTGCTCGTTGCAGTGGATGCAGTGGTTGTCCAGCATGTTCAGCAACAGCTTCTGACTGTACAATACCCATTagcattttaattaaaaacaaatattGCAAAGTCAAATCACAAACACGACCATACTCACAAGGGTTAAAAAACAAAGCTCCTTTGTCAAAGTAAGCAAAAAGAAACTCCTCAATTAATTTCATTCAGAATATGTTGTGAGAGGAAGGAAGCAATAATACCTATACTTGTTAGGGATGTTCTTGATCATGACAGTGGTTCTTGAATCCCTGCAATTGGATTCCACTATGGTGTCTTCATTTATGAGAAACCGGGGATCATGCTCCTTTCCCCGCCGACCAGCTCCTCCTCCTTTCCACGGCCTGCCTCCATGGCTCGACTGCTTCGAATCCCCAGCACTACTAGACGGAGCTCCGTTGCCTTTTCTAGAAGCAGTCTTTTTAATGCGCCTATTACTATTATTAGAGCATTCCTCAAATCCAGTAATGCAGAGATTGGAGAGCGATCCATGAAGCGACGATCCGCTGCTGGAGCTCTTGCTCCCATCGCTGCCACTAGGGTTTCCTCTCCAGCCGGCCCGCGGCGTCGGCGGTAGAGGGCGCGAGCATCTGTTTGAATTTCTGGGAGAATAAGCAGTGATGGGATTGAGATTTCTGGAAGGAGCAGGTCCGTTCCAGAAAGTCCTGCATTGGCCACCGGGGCGGCTGAATTCGATGACGGCGTTTTTGCCCAAGATTTGGGTGGCGTTCAAGGCGGCCATGGCCTTGGCGGAATCTCGAACATCATACAACTCCACGAATCTTTGGGACCTTTTGTGTGGTGTCTCCCTCAATTCCTTCACGGGGCCTGTTGCAAATTCAACGGAAAACGCATTTAAAACCAACTACCAAGAATATGAGTTACAAAAGACAAGGTTTTTCTTTCACATAAATATGGTCAAGAAAGCGACCCTTCAATATACCACAAGGTTTCAAAGCCCCCTACAAAATCTCACTAGATCTCATGAACCTTCATTATTGCACCCTGAAACACACATCTCTACCTGCGCTGCGCATACAAGGAATACATACAGCCAAAATTGTGTATTGCCGGACCACCATCATTCACGTGGCCTGTGAGAGAtggggagagaaagagaaagagagagagagagttgataATCATAAGCATACCGAATTCTTCGAAAATTGATTTGAGGTAAGAAGCGGAAAAGCCTGGCCGCAAATTGAAAATAACGAGGGTTCCTTGATTGTTCCCATCGGGGAGGCCAGAGGTGACCGGAGTCACAAACTGGGCCCACACGACCCGCCCCGAGATGAGTCCTACAGCGCTCTGCGGTGGGAGAGGCGGCGCCACCGCCATCATCGGCGACGCCAGGACGGCCTCGTAGTGGCGCCCGAGGCGGAACTGCTGCTGCATGTGCTGGTCCTGGATCGCCACAAGCGCCGCCTGCGACGCCCGCACGTCGTAGAAGTGCACCGTCACCAAACCCTCGCGCCGCCGCTCCATCTGCACGGACCGCACGTCGCCGAACACCTCCAATTCGCGGCGGACCGTCGACTCGCTCACGGAGGCCGGCACCATGCTGAGGAGCAGCGTCCGGGAGGGCGTGGGCGACGGCGGAGGGACGGAGACCGGAAGCGGCGGAGGGGGCTCTATCGCGTACGGAGGGAAGTGTGGCGGCCGTGGGTACACCATGCTGTCGTAGACCGGCGACGGTGGGTAGGTGTAGTAAATTTGGGGTGAGGCGTTGGGGAAGAACTCCTCAGCGGCGGGGTCGAGGTGGCGAACCGGCATCAGAGGGAAACCGGGATCGGTCATCGTCGGAAATCGATGATGAGGGGTTTTTTGGTCTTTAAAATAGCGCAGGACGGTTCGTGATCTTGTTATATTTCGTTTCAGTACATATCTCTTGCttcttcctttctctctctagactTTCTTTCATTCTTTGGCTGTACTGTACGACCACAATCTGTTTCTCTCTCTAGGCTCTACTTGAATCTTCGGCCTATGAATAGTAGAGGACTAGTGTCTCTGTAATCTGtatgttgtgtgtgtgagagagagaaagagaaagagaaagagagagagagagagagtgacgagAATGGTAGAGGTAGAGGTAGTGAGTAGTGAGTGATATAGAGAACAAAGAAGTTGCGACTTTCTCCTTTCACACAGGAAAAAAGTTTGCCAAATATTACTCCTCAATAATTTCACAAATGAATTTAAGGTTGATGTTCGCTAGCCTACTCGGATATAATCTTCTATTCACAGCCAAAAAAATTCTAACCACACTATATTTTGAATTTCATttccaaaaaatattttttttattatttgattaattataaaggttattatataattattttttttaaaaaatacctTATTCGG
It contains:
- the LOC130995527 gene encoding protein terminal ear1-like, whose protein sequence is MTDPGFPLMPVRHLDPAAEEFFPNASPQIYYTYPPSPVYDSMVYPRPPHFPPYAIEPPPPLPVSVPPPSPTPSRTLLLSMVPASVSESTVRRELEVFGDVRSVQMERRREGLVTVHFYDVRASQAALVAIQDQHMQQQFRLGRHYEAVLASPMMAVAPPLPPQSAVGLISGRVVWAQFVTPVTSGLPDGNNQGTLVIFNLRPGFSASYLKSIFEEFGPVKELRETPHKRSQRFVELYDVRDSAKAMAALNATQILGKNAVIEFSRPGGQCRTFWNGPAPSRNLNPITAYSPRNSNRCSRPLPPTPRAGWRGNPSGSDGSKSSSSGSSLHGSLSNLCITGFEECSNNSNRRIKKTASRKGNGAPSSSAGDSKQSSHGGRPWKGGGAGRRGKEHDPRFLINEDTIVESNCRDSRTTVMIKNIPNKYSQKLLLNMLDNHCIHCNEQMTGGDDQPLSSYDFVYLPIDFINKCNVGYGFVNMTSPEATLRLYKAFHHQSWEVFNSRKICQVTYARLQGLDALREHFKNSKFPSDAEEYMPVVFSPPRDGRMLTDPVPITGCCTVESPLSSSTTSSKANQSEPHSDGLNGHHIYDGDDYDHDEGGHGGGCSYDDTDV